A region of Clostridium acetobutylicum ATCC 824 DNA encodes the following proteins:
- a CDS encoding pyridoxal phosphate-dependent aminotransferase has translation MESSKISKGANSIQISGIRKFYNKVIKVQGAISLTLGQPDFPVPDKVKRAMVRAIEDNKTVYTSNAGIDELRNEISKYLKRFNINYSKDEICITAGGTEGILDIFQALLNKGDKVLVPDPSFPAYASCTKLLEGEVITYGLYGSEFSIDFNELENKIKNEKPKFMVLSYPSNPTGTVISKEDNEKLHKIIKDNDIIAVTDEMYSALCYEDDYYSVSQYEDIREKVIVVSGFSKTFSMTGLRIGYVCAESSFMSSILKVHQYTTTCAPSISQYGALEGLKNCDEDVQYMKNEFKKRRDYVYKRLKDMGFEVRLPKGAFYIFPDISRFGMTSEQFCEKLLNEAKVAIVPGSAFGEKGEGFARISYAYSKKELEECMNRIEKWVEVQNNL, from the coding sequence ATGGAAAGTAGTAAAATATCTAAAGGTGCTAATAGCATACAGATATCAGGGATAAGAAAATTTTATAATAAAGTTATAAAAGTTCAAGGGGCAATATCTCTTACATTAGGTCAGCCGGATTTTCCTGTACCGGACAAGGTGAAAAGAGCAATGGTAAGAGCTATAGAGGATAATAAGACTGTATACACATCCAATGCAGGAATAGATGAGCTAAGAAATGAAATAAGCAAATACCTAAAGAGATTCAATATAAACTACAGCAAAGATGAAATATGTATTACAGCAGGAGGAACTGAGGGGATATTAGATATATTCCAAGCTCTTTTAAATAAAGGGGATAAAGTTTTGGTTCCAGATCCGTCTTTCCCTGCATATGCTAGCTGCACGAAGCTCTTAGAAGGAGAAGTTATAACCTATGGACTTTATGGAAGTGAATTTTCAATAGATTTTAACGAACTAGAGAATAAAATTAAAAATGAAAAGCCTAAATTTATGGTTTTATCATATCCATCTAATCCTACGGGAACTGTTATATCTAAGGAAGATAATGAAAAATTACATAAAATTATAAAGGATAATGATATCATAGCGGTTACAGATGAAATGTATAGTGCCTTATGTTACGAGGATGACTACTATTCAGTATCACAGTATGAAGACATCAGAGAAAAGGTTATTGTTGTTAGTGGATTTTCTAAGACTTTTTCTATGACAGGATTAAGAATAGGATATGTTTGTGCTGAAAGTAGTTTTATGAGTAGTATTTTAAAGGTACACCAGTATACAACAACTTGCGCACCATCAATATCTCAGTACGGAGCTTTAGAGGGACTTAAAAATTGTGATGAAGATGTTCAATACATGAAAAATGAATTTAAGAAAAGAAGAGATTATGTGTATAAGAGGCTCAAAGATATGGGATTTGAGGTAAGACTTCCTAAAGGAGCATTCTATATATTTCCTGATATATCACGTTTTGGAATGACAAGTGAACAATTTTGCGAAAAGCTTCTTAATGAGGCTAAGGTGGCAATAGTTCCTGGATCTGCATTTGGTGAAAAAGGTGAGGGATTTGCTAGAATTTCATATGCATATAGTAAAAAGGAATTAGAGGAGTGTATGAATAGAATAGAAAAGTGGGTAGAAGTACAAAATAATTTATAA
- the dapD gene encoding 2,3,4,5-tetrahydropyridine-2,6-dicarboxylate N-acetyltransferase, with protein MNYDLTNPYEIAKYIKEAKKTTPLKVYVNGNLGDCTADDIDCFGTDDFYILFGESDKISAFLESHGDKIKKFKIEQDRRNSAIPLIDMTKIDARIEPGAIIRDKVSIGKNAVIMMGAVINIGSEIGEGAMIDMNAVVGARGKIGKRAHIGAGAVIAGVLEPPSKSPCEIGDDVLIGANSVILEGVKIGANSVIAAGSVVVEDVPSGVVVAGTPARIIKEVDDKTKDKTQIMDDLRK; from the coding sequence ATGAACTACGATTTAACAAATCCATACGAAATTGCAAAATACATAAAAGAGGCAAAAAAAACAACACCACTTAAAGTATACGTAAATGGTAACTTAGGCGACTGTACAGCAGATGATATTGACTGCTTTGGAACAGATGACTTTTACATTTTATTTGGTGAAAGTGACAAAATATCAGCTTTCTTAGAATCACATGGGGATAAAATTAAAAAATTCAAAATAGAGCAGGATAGAAGAAACTCAGCAATACCTTTAATTGATATGACAAAAATAGATGCAAGAATTGAGCCTGGAGCTATTATAAGAGATAAGGTATCCATAGGAAAAAATGCTGTTATAATGATGGGTGCTGTTATAAACATAGGATCAGAAATAGGCGAAGGTGCTATGATTGATATGAATGCTGTCGTTGGTGCTAGAGGTAAAATAGGAAAAAGAGCTCATATTGGTGCTGGAGCTGTAATTGCTGGAGTTTTAGAACCACCTAGCAAATCACCATGTGAGATTGGAGATGATGTTCTAATAGGCGCTAATTCTGTTATACTAGAGGGAGTAAAGATAGGTGCTAATTCTGTTATAGCTGCTGGTTCAGTTGTAGTTGAAGACGTTCCTTCTGGTGTTGTTGTAGCAGGAACTCCTGCTAGAATAATAAAAGAAGTTGATGATAAAACAAAAGATAAGACTCAAATAATGGATGATTTAAGAAAATAG
- a CDS encoding single-stranded DNA-binding protein, with protein MDNLMLNNKLYLEGVIASKLEFSHEMYGEGFYNFYLDVQRLSDAKDRLFVTVSERLITGMDLDVGKEVIVEGQLRSYNKFVDGANRLILTVFTRNIQYCSERSKNPNQIFLDGFICKKPVYRTTPFGREISDMLLAVNRSYNKSDYIPTIAWGRNSRFCETLKVGDNIRIWGRLQSREYQKKVNEKDTVKKTAYEVSISKMERVGDEENAEEANIVNIGIENAQDKKVI; from the coding sequence ATGGATAACTTAATGTTAAATAATAAGCTTTATCTTGAAGGAGTAATTGCATCTAAACTTGAATTTAGTCATGAAATGTATGGGGAAGGTTTTTATAATTTTTATCTTGATGTTCAGAGATTAAGCGATGCCAAGGATAGATTGTTTGTAACTGTTTCAGAAAGGTTAATTACAGGGATGGACTTAGATGTAGGAAAGGAAGTAATTGTAGAAGGGCAGCTTAGATCTTATAATAAATTTGTTGATGGAGCAAATAGACTTATACTTACAGTTTTTACACGTAATATTCAATATTGCAGTGAAAGAAGTAAAAACCCTAATCAGATATTTTTAGATGGATTCATATGCAAAAAACCAGTTTATAGAACAACTCCTTTTGGGAGAGAGATATCTGATATGCTTTTAGCTGTTAATAGATCCTATAACAAGTCAGACTACATACCCACAATAGCATGGGGTAGGAATTCTAGATTTTGCGAGACTTTAAAGGTAGGAGACAATATAAGAATATGGGGAAGACTTCAAAGTAGAGAATATCAAAAGAAAGTGAATGAAAAGGATACAGTGAAGAAAACAGCATATGAAGTTTCCATATCTAAGATGGAAAGAGTTGGAGATGAAGAAAATGCTGAGGAAGCTAATATAGTTAATATAGGTATTGAGAATGCTCAAGACAAGAAGGTAATTTAG
- the pdaB gene encoding polysaccharide deacetylase family sporulation protein PdaB: MHVIYARKVCVKKLFFPIFLLIFCVGIFMYMHKNNIGVFVDKDKKLPIYSVDTKDKKIAITFDSNWGNDNTMKILDVLDKYNAKATFFLIGRWVEDYPNETKEIYRRGNEIGNHSYKHLDMTTMSKQNIKKDIAMADEKIYSVTGTKTKVFRCPSGSYDSSTIEVAESTGHKCIQWNIDSIDWKEQGQNVEYDRVIKNIKPGSIILFHNNAKYTPKNLDRMLNKLKSDGYKFVRISDLIYDNNYYIDYMGRQVKK; encoded by the coding sequence AAAGGTATGCGTGAAAAAGCTATTTTTTCCCATTTTTCTTTTAATTTTTTGTGTAGGTATTTTTATGTATATGCATAAAAATAATATAGGAGTTTTTGTCGATAAAGATAAAAAATTACCTATATATTCTGTCGATACTAAAGATAAAAAAATAGCTATAACATTTGATTCAAATTGGGGTAACGATAACACCATGAAGATTTTAGATGTATTAGATAAATACAATGCTAAGGCGACTTTTTTTCTTATAGGAAGATGGGTAGAAGATTATCCTAATGAAACAAAAGAGATTTATAGAAGGGGAAATGAGATAGGTAATCATTCATATAAGCACTTAGATATGACTACAATGTCAAAGCAAAATATAAAAAAAGATATAGCTATGGCTGATGAGAAGATTTATTCGGTTACAGGAACCAAAACAAAGGTTTTTAGATGTCCATCAGGTTCCTATGATAGTTCTACAATTGAAGTAGCAGAAAGCACAGGACATAAATGTATACAATGGAATATTGATAGTATAGATTGGAAGGAACAAGGTCAGAATGTAGAATATGATAGAGTTATTAAAAATATTAAACCAGGATCAATAATACTTTTTCACAACAATGCAAAATATACTCCAAAGAATTTGGATAGAATGTTAAATAAATTAAAAAGTGATGGGTATAAATTCGTGAGAATATCTGACTTAATTTACGATAATAACTATTATATTGATTATATGGGCAGGCAAGTAAAAAAATAG